In a single window of the Notamacropus eugenii isolate mMacEug1 chromosome 4, mMacEug1.pri_v2, whole genome shotgun sequence genome:
- the TRMT1 gene encoding tRNA (guanine(26)-N(2))-dimethyltransferase isoform X6, whose amino-acid sequence MPIRVALCLQLDLRSLQSHLRRFCRAHFMEGTKVPPCKGPTTTDMENGAQPGAELGETVISEGAARIVFPNSNEVFYNPVQEFNRDLTCAVITEFARIQLLSKGIQIEVPGEEKFQKVIVNLAESEKESMEPCPRDQPQTATVGNICEEGLSVLEGLAASGLRSIRFAKEVPGLRAVIANDASARAVDLIRCNIQLNNVSHLVQPNLADARLLMYEHQRGSQRFDVIDLDPYGSPATFLDAAVQSVSEGGLLCVTCTDMAVMAGNSSETCYSKYGAMSIKSKACHEMALRIVLHSLDLRANCYQRYIVPLLSISADFYIRVFVRVYTGQAKVKASASKQGFVFQCVGCGSFHLQRLGKAVNNSGRVKFSAATGPPVGSECEHCGQRHQLGGPLWAEPIHDLDFVGQVLAAISRNPGRFRTSARIRGVLSMVTEELPDVPLYYTLDQLSSTIHCNTPSLLQLRSALLHAGYRVSLSHACKNAVKTDVPPSVLWDIMRCWEKENPVKRERLSETSPAFHILKVEPRGKASLELAEKRRQLQNKRKESSKEQGTDKLKAFPCKKLKQGTCLLGNECCYSHSPEEPLLRPESSPGSLP is encoded by the exons ATGCCTATTCGGGTTGCTCTGTGCCTCCAACTTGATCTCCGAAGCCTTCAGAGCCATCTCCGAAGATTCTGCCGAGCCCATTTTATGGAGGGAACAAAGGTTCCTCCCTGCAAAGGTCCCACCACAACTGACATGGAGAATGGTGCCCAACCCGGGGCAGAACTGGGGGAAACGGTGATCTCCGAGGGAGCTGCCAGGATTGTTTTTCCCAACAGCAATGAAGTGTTTTACAACCCAGTACAGGAGTTCAACAGAGACCTAAC ATGTGCCGTCATTACAGAGTTTGCTCGGATACAGCTCTTGTCCAAAGGAATTCAGA TTGAGGTGCCAGGTGAGGAGAAGTTTCAGAAGGTGATTGTGAACCTGGCTGAATCGGAGAAGGAAAGCATGGAGCCCTGTCCCAGGGACCAGCCCCAGACAGCAACTGTGGGGAACATCTGTGAG GAGGGATTGAGTGTGTTGGAGGGCTTGGCAGCATCCGGCCTTCGATCTATCCGGTTTGCCAAGGAGGTCCCAGGCCTCCGAGCTGTGATAGCAAATGATGCCTCTGCCCGGGCTGTGGACCTCATACGATGCAATATCCAGCTAAACAACGTTAGTCACCTGGTGCAGCCTAACCTAGCTGATGCTCG CCTATTGATGTATGAGCACCAAAGAGGATCTCAGCGATTTGATGTCATTGACCTAGACCCTTATGGAAGCCCAGCCACATTCCTAGATGCTGCCGTGCAATCTGTGTCTGAAGGAG GTCTGCTATGTGTGACCTGCACTGACATGGCTGTGATGGCAGGGAACAGCAGCGAGACGTGTTATAGCAAATATGGAGCCATGTCCATCAAGAGCAAAGCCTGCCATGAAATG GCACTAAGGATCGTACTACATAGCCTAGACCTTCGTGCCAACTGCTACCAACGATATATTGTCCCCCTGCTCAGCATCAGCGCGGACTTCTACATCCGAGTCTTTGTTCGTGTGTACACAGGCCAGGCCAAAGTCAAAGCTTCAGCCAG TAAGCAGGGATTCGTGTTCCAGTGTGTTGGCTGCGGTTCATTCCACTTGCAAAGACTGGGCAAGGCAGTGAACAATAGTGGACG TGTTAAATTCTCTGCAGCCACAGGCCCCCCAGTGGGGTCTGAGTGTGAGCACTGTGGGCAGCGACATCAG CTGGGTGGCCCTCTGTGGGCAGAGCCAATCCATGACCTAGACTTCGTGGGTCAGGTCCTGGCTGCCATCAGCAGGAATCCTGGGCGTTTCCGGACATCAGCTAGGATCCGGGGTGTCCTTAGCATGGTCACTGAG GAGCTGCCAGATGTCCCCCTATACTACACTCTGGACCAGCTGAGCAGTACTATCCACTGCAACACACCTAGTCTCTTACAGCTTCG GTCTGCACTCCTACATGCTGGCTATCGAGTGAGCCTCTCTCATGCCTGTAAGAATGCTGTGAAGACAGACGTACCACCCTCAGTGCTCTGGGACATCATGCGCTGCTGG GAGAAAGAGAACCCTGTGAAACGAGAGCGTCTCTCAGAGACCAGCCCAGCCTTCCATATCCTCAAAGTCGAGCCCAG GGGCAAGGCCTCCTTAGAGCTGGCGGAGAAACGGCGACAGCTACAGAACAAAAGGAAGGAGTCCAGCAAGGAGCAGGGGACTGACAAGCTGAAGGCCTTCCCTTGCAAGAAACTCAAACAG GGAACTTGCCTTTTGGGGAATGAATGCTGTTACTCTCACAGCCCTGAGGAACCCCTGCTCAGACCTGAGTCCAGCCCAGGTTCCTTGCCTTGA